In Bombina bombina isolate aBomBom1 chromosome 6, aBomBom1.pri, whole genome shotgun sequence, a single genomic region encodes these proteins:
- the KBTBD13 gene encoding kelch repeat and BTB domain-containing protein 13 has product MTTLHVKVEGTLFSTEKDVLMEHSEYFRALFQSGMKESSQDEIQLQSLGSMGFLIMLRVLAGERPILSCEEILQAVECAAFLQVELLTKHLVNLINSDNCVVMYHAAAIYGLLEVFHAAALCIRDIYDLVEEEVRCLPTDLYEYIDSLLPSTFVAVGAHTPTIEFLEDVSRTMCYLNEQENKWESLGCIPEHASTFLAGVATLDNKLFIVGGARGANKQVVEMSFCYDPDSHTWSDFACPHQLRYEVSLVGHEGHLYAVGGEFERVPLASAEKYSLSSQTWSFIKELPQCAAGPPATNTMGRIFICLWKPLDSTVIYEYDILKDDWISVTSIKRTQSYGHCMVGHNDNLYIMRNGPSDDFLRCTMECFNLTTQQWTALPGQYVNSKGALFTAVVRGDSVFTLNRMSTLVYKVEDNTWRPAKEKAGFNKGGHLHTFFLRLPRNKS; this is encoded by the coding sequence ATGACCACGCTACATGTGAAAGTGGAGGGGACCCTGTTTTCCACAGAGAAGGATGTGTTAATGGAGCACAGTGAGTACTTCAGAGCCCTATTCCAGTCTGGGATGAAGGAGAGTAGCCAAGATGAGATCCAACTCCAAAGCTTGGGTTCTATGGGATTCTTGATCATGCTCAGGGTACTGGCCGGTGAGAGGCCTATATTGAGCTGTGAAGAGATCCTACAAGCAGTAGAATGTGCAGCCTTCCTACAGGTGGAACTCCTAACAAAACACTTGGTCAACTTGATCAATTCAGATAACTGTGTAGTGATGTACCATGCAGCTGCCATTTATGGGCTCTTAGAGGTTTTTCATGCTGCTGCTCTGTGCATCCGAGATATTTATGACTTGGTGGAAGAAGAAGTGCGTTGCCTACCCACAGATCTTTATGAATACATTGATTCACTCCTACCCAGCACATTTGTAGCAGTAGGTGCACACACTCCAACTATTGAATTTCTTGAGGATGTCTCTCGTACAATGTGTTACCTGAATGAACAGGAGAACAAGTGGGAGAGTTTGGGATGCATTCCAGAGCATGCCAGTACATTTCTAGCTGGAGTTGCAACCTTAGACAACAAGTTATTCATTGTGGGAGGAGCTAGAGGGGCCAATAAGCAAGTGGTTGAGATGAGCTTCTGTTATGATCCAGATAGTCATACCTGGAGTGACTTTGCTTGTCCTCATCAGCTTCGGTATGAAGTATCACTTGTGGGACATGAGGGACATCTCTATGCTGTTGGGGGGGAGTTTGAAAGGGTTCCTTTGGCCTCTGCAGAGAAATACTCTCTATCCTCTCAAACATGGAGTTTTATCAAAGAGTTACCTCAATGTGCAGCAGGTCCCCCAGCAACAAATACTATGGGGAGGATCTTCATCTGTCTCTGGAAACCGCTGGATAGTACAGTTATTTATGAGTATGATATACTAAAGGATGATTGGATCTCTGTGACCTCTATTAAAAGAACCCAGAGTTATGGTCATTGCATGGTGGGACACAACGATAACTTGTACATCATGAGGAATGGTCCATCTGATGACTTTTTGCGTTGTACAATGGAGTGCTTCAACCTCACCACCCAGCAGTGGACAGCGCTACCAGGACAATATGTTAATAGCAAGGGAGCCCTATTCACTGCTGTTGTTCGAGGGGATAGTGTCTTCACCCTAAATAGGATGTCCACCCTTGTCTATAAGGTTGAGGATAACACCTGGAGGCCGGCAAAAGAGAAGGCTGGCTTTAACAAAGGAGGGCATTTGCACACATTCTTTTTAAGGCTACCAAGAAACAAAAGTTAA